GACTTTGTAGGTGGCCTTGGTATACTACCACAAACCGGTGGAAACAGTTTCTTTTTTGATATTGGCACCAATGGCGAGATGGCAATCATAAAAGAAGACGGCACTATACTGGCTACATCATGCGCTATGGGCCCAGCATTAGAAGGGATGAACATATCAAGCGGCATGACAGCAACTGAAGGTGCAATCACACATTTTATGCGGAAAAATGGGGAAATTACCTTTACCTCAATTGGTACACCAGCAGGCATTAGCGGAACAGCCCTGGTGGACTTGATTGCTATCTTGCTTGATCTTGGTGTGATAGATAAAAGCGGGAAAATTGCTGATACATATCCCCAAACCTTTACCAATCAGATTGCATTAGAATACACTGATTCCATAAAGGCACTGAATGTACTCAACACCATTACACTATCACAGATTGACATACGCAATGTTCAACTGGCAAAAGGAGCAAGCTTAGCTGCTTCACGTATCCTTTTAAAAGAAGCTGGTTTAACCGAACACGATATAGATACTGTGTATATAGCTGGTGCTTTTGGCAAAAATGTAAACATTGAAAATTTTACTCGCCTGCAGTTTATACCACATTTTAAAAACGCACGATACAATGCAGTTGGCAACACATCACTTATGGCGGCAATTGAAGCACTACGAAATAAAGATTTTATACACCAACTAGAAGCTATCAAAAAAAGGATAAGGGCTATAGATTTATCATTGCATGAAGAATTTAATGATGTTTATGTCAAATCACTGGGATTTTAATATTAAACATCATTACCACTCATAACTTTGAACCACAATGATTCCTTTTTGTGTGGCCTCATCTATAAAGGCATTTGTGGCAAAATGGGTTACCAGTATGGGTACAATAGGCACATCACCATATATACTACGAACAACGTTTATCTTATTGTCTAAATCTTCAAAAACTTCACGCCGCCAATCGCCTTCGTCCAATCGTATCTTAGATTCGCCCACAATATAAAATTCCTTGCCATCTTTGAAAGCTTTCCCAAAAAAATTTATTTCTTTGCCACCTATGTCAGCCCGTACCATTTTTTCAACTATCTCGTATCCATATTTCTGACGCAAAACCTGTGGTAGGTTTCTATATGCTTCATTTTCAAATGAATAGCTAAAACTACGTGATAAACCACCTAATTGAATGCGTGTTTCTCGTAATCCATTAGCTAATTTACTTATCTGTTCCTCGGCACGTTTCTGTGCTTCAGCTAGCTCTTTCATTGATACAGATAGTTCTTCTACACGTTTTTCAGTACGCTGCTGTGCTTCCTCGGTTCGCTTTTGCGCCTCTGCTAACTCTTCTAATCGTTTTTCGGTACGCTGCTGCGCTTCCTCAGTTCGCTTCTGTGCTTCTGCTAATTCTTCTAATCGTTTTTCGGTACGCTGCTGTGCCTTTGCTAATTCTTCTACACGCTTTTCGGTACGCTGCTGTGCCTCTGCTAATTCTTCTACACGCTTTTCGGTTCGCTGCTGAGCTTCCTCAGTTCGCTTTTGTGCCTCTGCTAACTCTTCTAATCGTTTTTCGGTACGCTGTTGCGCTTCAGCTAGATCACGAACTATGGATTTTAACTCTGAAAAATCTTCTTTTGTAACATGAACCTGCCCTATACGCTCATCTATTATTTCTATAATCTGGCGTTTAACCTGTGGTGTAATAATAAAACGAGTATCTCCTGGCATTTTCTTTTCCTTCCTTTGTTTTTGTGTTGTTTGTTTCTTTACAGACATACTATACTATGTACTTTAAA
This genomic interval from Spirochaetota bacterium contains the following:
- a CDS encoding ASKHA domain-containing protein codes for the protein NTPCGGKGICKKCAVKASGALSEPDTFEKSLGDSTLRLACRATIQGNATVYADSIREYIHYPVLNHTHAYGVAVDIGTTTLQIAFVDMTTDTVLPEITLLNPQRRFGHDVITRISHASNTTIAHKLTQLLVDAVISIITKACQISRAESNIIKSISFSANTVMSYSLLGIDIAPLGMYPYCTPVTIFDSYRNYRPITQKFSEATITILPIVSAFLGGDFVGGLGILPQTGGNSFFFDIGTNGEMAIIKEDGTILATSCAMGPALEGMNISSGMTATEGAITHFMRKNGEITFTSIGTPAGISGTALVDLIAILLDLGVIDKSGKIADTYPQTFTNQIALEYTDSIKALNVLNTITLSQIDIRNVQLAKGASLAASRILLKEAGLTEHDIDTVYIAGAFGKNVNIENFTRLQFIPHFKNARYNAVGNTSLMAAIEALRNKDFIHQLEAIKKRIRAIDLSLHEEFNDVYVKSLGF